The sequence below is a genomic window from Salicibibacter cibarius.
AGTTTCATTGACGCTGGAAATACCGGCTGTGTATTCTTCCGGAAATTGTCGTTCTTCGAGAATCCGGTCGATTTTTTCATGGCCAATCTCTTGTTCAATCGAGTAGCCGAGCAATTTTCCACGGCGACTTACGACAAAAACGTTGGCAGCAATCACTTCACTTAACGTTTCTGCCATATCCTTAAAATCCACATGTTGGCCCGTCGTCTTTTGTAACATATCATTAATTTGCCTTGATTTCATTAGTAGTTCCATTGTGAATCATTTCCTCCTAATTGTTAAATTACAAAATAAAGTGGCTTGTGTCTTCGTTTCCAGCAACATCCGCGAGTTTTTCTTCGACATAAGGGGCAGTGATTGTGATTTTTTCCAGTGTGATATCGGAAGCCTCGAAGGACAGCTCTTCAAGCAATCGTTCGAGCAATGTATGCAAGCGCCTGGCCCCTATGTTTTCCGTTTCACGATTGACATGTTCAGCTAATTCGGCGATCTTGTCAACAGCTTCGTCAGAAAATTCTACATCTATACCCTCCGTTTTCAAAAGTGCCGAATATTGTTTGAGGAGGGCATTGTCAGGTTCACGAAGAATCCTGATAAAATCTTCTTTTGACAAATTCTCCAATTCCACGCGTGTCGGAAAACGGCCTTGGAGTTCGGGAATTAAATCCGAAGGCTTTGACATATGGAACGCACCGGCTGCCGCAAATAAAATATGATCGGTTTGTACCGTCCCGTGTTTTGTCGTCACCGATGCTCCTTCTACGATGGGGAGAATGTCACGCTGGACGCCTTCCCTGGAAACATCGGCGCTACTGCCTTGTTGTGATCCGGCTACCTTATCGATTTCGTCAATAAAAATCATCCCGAGTTGTTCCGTCTTTTTGACAGCTTGGTGGCTGACTTCTTCCATATCCACGAGTTTTTGTGCTTCATCGTCTGCGAGAACACCTCGTGCTTCTTTCACGGGCAACTCACGTTTTTTCTTTTTGTTCGGCATCATTTTTCCGAACATCTCCTGCATATTCATGCCCGTTTGTTCCATTCCCGTCCCTTGAAACATATCGGAAAAGGATGGGCTTTGTTCTTCTACTTCAACCGTGACGAGGTGATCTTCCAATTCGCCAAGGGCGAGTTGATGGGCGATGCGTTGCCTGCGTTCCCGATTGCTTTCCCGTTCCGATTCACTTTCGTCAGTACCTTCCTCCGTGTCTTCATTGGATGAAGTTTGAAAAAGCATTTCAAAGGGATTTTTTTGTTGCTGATTTTTTCGCTTAGTCGGAGACAAAAGCTTCACTAAGCGCTCATTTGCCTGTTTTTCTGCCTGTGGCCTGACCGTTTCCATTTTTTCAGCTTTTACAATACGGACGGCATGGTCGACGAGATCACGTACCATTGCTTCCACATCACGGCCAACATAACCTACTTCCGTAAACTTCGTTGCTTCCACTTTGACAAAAGGGGCACCGACGAGTTTCGCCAAGCGACGGGCGATTTCTGTTTTCCCTACGCCTGTCGGGCCAATCATGAGAATATTTTTCGGCGTAATCTCCTCGCGGATACCCTCAGGCACTTTACTTCGTCGATAACGATTGCGAAGCGCGATCGCTACCGCACGTTTAGCCTCATTTTGCCCGACGATGTATTGATTGAGCTGCTCAACAATTTGACGCGGGGTATGATTGGCATATTCCACCGGTTATCACCTTTCGTAACCCATTATACGGGAGGTTAAATTTCTTCAATCACGAGCCGGTCATTGGTGTATACACAGATTTCACCGGCAGTTTTAAGCGCTTCTTCGGCGATATCCCGAGCCTCGAGCCCGGAATGTCTCGCGAGTGCCCGACCGGCTGCAAGCGCGTAGAAACCACCGGAGCCAATAGCCAATATACCGTCATCGGGTTCAATGACTTCCCCCGTACCGGCAATCAACAGCAACTGACGATCATCCATAACGATCAGCATTGCTTCCAACTTTCTGAGAACCTTGTCGCTGCGCCATTCTTTAGCCAACTCGCGGGCTGCCCGTTGCATTTGGCCACCGTATTCCTGCAATTTCCCTTCAAATTTCTCGAATAAAGTAAACGCATCGGCGACCGAGCCGGCAAATCCCGCGAGTACCTTCCCGTTATAAATTCTGCGTATTTTTTTGGCACTATGCTTCATGACCGCGGCCTGCCCCATCGTGACTTGACCATCCCCGGCCATTGCGCCTTTGCCATTATGGCGAATGGCAAAAATCGTTGTTGCGTGAAAAGTGGACTCCATAATGACTCCTTTCAGGCTCGCGGGTGCGCCCCTTTATAAATCGTGCGTAAACGATCGGTTGTCACATGTGTATAGCGCTGGGTCGTCGACAAATGCTCATGACCGAGCAATTCTTGAACAGCGCGAAGATCAGCGCCTTCATTCAAAAGGTGGGTGGC
It includes:
- the hslU gene encoding HslU--HslV peptidase ATPase subunit encodes the protein MEYANHTPRQIVEQLNQYIVGQNEAKRAVAIALRNRYRRSKVPEGIREEITPKNILMIGPTGVGKTEIARRLAKLVGAPFVKVEATKFTEVGYVGRDVEAMVRDLVDHAVRIVKAEKMETVRPQAEKQANERLVKLLSPTKRKNQQQKNPFEMLFQTSSNEDTEEGTDESESERESNRERRQRIAHQLALGELEDHLVTVEVEEQSPSFSDMFQGTGMEQTGMNMQEMFGKMMPNKKKKRELPVKEARGVLADDEAQKLVDMEEVSHQAVKKTEQLGMIFIDEIDKVAGSQQGSSADVSREGVQRDILPIVEGASVTTKHGTVQTDHILFAAAGAFHMSKPSDLIPELQGRFPTRVELENLSKEDFIRILREPDNALLKQYSALLKTEGIDVEFSDEAVDKIAELAEHVNRETENIGARRLHTLLERLLEELSFEASDITLEKITITAPYVEEKLADVAGNEDTSHFIL
- the hslV gene encoding ATP-dependent protease subunit HslV produces the protein MESTFHATTIFAIRHNGKGAMAGDGQVTMGQAAVMKHSAKKIRRIYNGKVLAGFAGSVADAFTLFEKFEGKLQEYGGQMQRAARELAKEWRSDKVLRKLEAMLIVMDDRQLLLIAGTGEVIEPDDGILAIGSGGFYALAAGRALARHSGLEARDIAEEALKTAGEICVYTNDRLVIEEI